Proteins encoded by one window of Salvia splendens isolate huo1 chromosome 7, SspV2, whole genome shotgun sequence:
- the LOC121811600 gene encoding kinesin-like protein KIN-13B — protein MNAVGRQRSGAAAAAAAHHQRQYSDQFMEASSNGRWLQSAGLQHLQSSNNAAPPVQDFGYYNGGGQGSRMYGSLQTQRMYSGSDLFAEPLTPPGHSRRKNGDDPNESSPGLLDLHSFDTELLPEMSVPSLYDAPPINNFSRGRSFDDSDPYVGINKQTGKARGLPDTNVIKSITADNVKASNVAKIKVVVRKRPLNKRELAKNDEDIIETSSNCLVVHETKLKVDLTEYQEKHEFVFDAVLNEEVSNDEVYRETVEPIIPIIFQRTKATCFAYGQTGSGKTYTMKPLPLRAVRDIVRLIHHTYRNQGFQLFFSFFEIYGGKLFDLLSDRKKLCMREDGKQQVCIVGLQEYRVVDVETVKELIERGNATRSTGTTGANEESSRSHAILQLSVKRSVDGSESKPARLVGKLSFIDLAGSERGADTTDNDKQTRMEGAEINKSLLALKECIRALDNDQGHIPFRGSKLTEVLRDSFVGNSRTVMISCISPNSGSCEHTLNTLRYADRVKSLSRGNTKKDVMSSTSNLKESIAQPLSSVLPPATTFEDDTGNSWPEQTDREDYDEDFYEQEKSAWKKNSGVELHSLPIPEEKMKRDNIQSKWKEPPKSEIKYSNSDDDLTALLKEEEDLVHAHRKQVEETMEIVREEMNLLVEADQPGNRLDDYISRLNSILSQKAAGILQLQNRLAHFQKRLKEHNILVSSGY, from the exons ATGAATGCGGTGGGAAGGCAGAGATCcggcgcggcggcggcggcggcggcgcaccATCAGCGGCAGTACTCCGACCAATTCATGGAAGCTTCATCGAATGGCCGATGGTTGCAATCAGCTGGCCTGCAGCATCTACAGTCATCGAACAATGCGGCTCCTCCAGTTCAG GATTTTGGATATTACAATGGAGGCGGTCAGGGTTCTAGAATGTACGGGAGTTTGCAGACTCAGAGGATGTACAGTGGAAGCGATTTGTTTGCGGAGCCGTTGACGCCGCCGGGGCATTCACGGCGGAAGAACGGCGATGATCCAAATGAGAGTAGCCCGGGGCTGTTAGATCTGCATTCGTTCGATACTGAGCTACTTCCGGAG ATGTCAGTTCCCTCTCTGTATGATGCCCctccaataaataatttttcaaGAGGAAGAAGTTTTGATGATTCCGACCCATACGTGGGGATCAATAAACAAACTGGCAAAGCACGTGGCTTACCTGATACTAATGTCATAAAAAGCATCACTGCGGACAATGTGAAGGCTAGCAACGTTGCAAAGATTAAAGTAGTG GTAAGGAAACGACCACTAAATAAAAGGGAACTGGCAAAGAATGATGAAGATATCATAGAAACCTCTTCAAACTGTCTTGTTGTCCATGAGACAAAACTCAAG GTTGACCTGACAGAATATCAGGAGAAACATGAATTTGTTTTTGATGCTGTACTAAATGAAGAAGTGTCAAATGATGAG GTATATCGTGAAACCGTAGAACCTATCATTCCCATAATTTTCCAACGTACAAAAGCAACTTGCTTCGCTTATGGGCAAACAG GAAGTGGCAAAACATATACCATGAAACCACTGCCCCTCAGAGCAGTGAGAGATATCGTGAGGCTCATTCATCACACCTACAGGAACCAAGGGTTTCAATTGTTTTTCAGCTTCTTTGAGATATATGGAGGAAAACTCTTTGATCTGCTCAGTGATAGAAA GAAACTCTGTATGAGAGAGGATGGGAAGCAGCAAGTTTGTATTGTGGGCTTGCAAGAGTATCGAGTAGTGGATGTGGAGACAGTTAAGGAGCTCATTGAGAGAGGAAATGCGACAAGAAGTACTGGAACCACTGGTGCAAATGAAGAATCATCTCGGTCACATGCGATTCTTCAACTTTCTGTTAAGCGGTCTGTGGATGGAAGTGAATCTAAACCTGCACGACTTGTTGGTAAACTCTCCTTCATAGACCTTGCTGGAAGTGAACGTGGGGCAGATACGACAGACAATGACAAGCAAACAAG AATGGAAGGGGCGGAGATCAACAAAAGTTTGCTTGCACTGAAGGAATGTATTAGAGCACTTGACAATGACCAAGGGCACATTCCGTTTAGAGGCAGTAAATTAACCGAAGTTTTACGAGATTCCTTCGTCGGGAATTCTCGCACTGTTATGATATCATGTATTTCACCAAACTCAGGATCTTGTGAGCATACCTTAAACACTTTAAGATACGCTGATAG GGTAAAGAGCCTTTCAAGAGGCAACACCAAAAAAGATGTGATGTCCTCGACCTCAAACCTGAAAGAGTCAATTGCACAACCTTTGTCGTCAGTCCTTCCACCTGCTACGACTTTTGAGGATGATACAGGCAATTCATGGCCCGAACAAACTGATAGGGAAGACTATGACGAGGATTTCTATGAGCAAGAAAAATCAGCTTGGAAGAAAAACTCAGGAGTTGAACTGCACAGCCTCCCAATTCCTGAAGAGAAAATGAAGAGAGACAATATCCAATCCAAGTGGAAGGAGCCTCCTAAAtcagaaataaaatattcaaattcagATGATGATTTGACTGCTTTATTGAAG GAAGAGGAAGATCTTGTTCATGCCCACAGAAAACAGGTGGAGGAGACTATGGAGATTGTTAGAGAG GAGATGAATCTGTTGGTCGAGGCTGATCAACCTGGAAACCGGCTAGATGATTACATCTCAAGATTGAACTCAATCCTATCTCAGAAGGCTGCTGGCATCCTCCAGTTACAAAACCGCTTGGCTCATTTCCAGAAACGCTTGAAGGAGCACAACATCCTTGTCTCGTCTGGCTACTAG